CAGAGGCGGGGCAGCACCTCCTCCTCTGCGAGCCCGGGGCCGGAGCAGACCCACTCGGCCAGGTCCAGTGTCCAGGAGGAGCGGAAGGCGGCCGTACGGCGCAGCAGCAGCCGCTCCTGCGGGGTGAGCAGCCGGTAGCTCCAGTCCACCGCCGCCCTGAGCGTGCGGTGCCGGGCCGGAGCCGTACGGGCGCCGCCCGCCAGCAGCCTGAACCGGTCGTCCAGCCGCTCGACGAGCTGCCCCACGGACAGCACCCGCACCATGGCGGCGGCCAGCTCGATCGCCAGCGGCAGCCCGTCGAGCGCCCGGCACAGCTCCACCACCTGCGGGCGGGTGCGGCCGGTCAGCTCGAAGCCGGGCCGCGCCGCCGTGGCCCTGGCCACGAACAGCCGCACCGCCTCGCTCTCGCCGCCCTGCCCATGCCCAGGTGTTCGGTGCTCACCCACGGACAGCGGCGGCACCCGCCACACCGTCTCGCCGGGCACCCGCAGCGGCTCCCTGCTGGTGGCCAGCACCGTCACCCCGGGGCAGGCCCGCAGGAGGTCACGGCAGAGCTCCGCGCACTCCCCGATGACCGGCTCGCAGTTGTCGAGCAGCAACAGCACGTGCCGGTCGCCGATCGTCTCGGCCAGGTCGCCGGAGATGCCGAGCGTGGCGGCGACGTGCCCGGCCAGCCGGCCCTTCTCCAGGTCGGCCAGCTCGCTGACGTACACGCCGCCCGCCTGTGCCGCGGCCAGCCGGGAGGCCAGCCGCAGGGCCAGCCGGGTCTTCCCGATGCCGCCCGCGCCGCACAGCGTCACGAGGCGGGAGACGCGCATCAGGTGCCCGAGCTCGTCGAGGTCGGCCTCCCGGCCCACGAACGGGTTCGGCTCGGCCGGGAGGTTGCCGGGGTGCGCGAGTCGCTGCATCACTGTGAGTGTGTCATCAACCACGCTTCGCGCCCAGACCTTATTCGATGGAGAAGTGCCGGTCGGCGTGGGCACACTCACACCATGGCCGATGAGCCGCTCGAGCTCGGCGAGATGTCCTTCTCCGAGTGGTACGCCCACACCGACAAGATGGCGGAGGTCGGCTTCCTCGCCATCGCCACGAAACTGCCGTCCCTGATCCGCCAGGCGATGCGGATGGCCTGGCGGGCCAGCCCCCGCGACACCCTGGCCACCGTCGTGCTGAACCTGCTCGGCGGCCTCTTCACCGCGTTCGGCCTGCTGGCCACCACCGGCGTCCTGACCGCCCTGTTCAGCGAGGGCCCCACGCCCGACCGCGTCACGGCCGCCCTGCCCAGCCTCGCCCTGGTCGCCGGGGCCGCCGTGCTGCGCACGAGCATGCAGGCCGGCGCGGGCTGGGCGCAGGCCCGCCTCGACCCGCAGGTCACCCGGCTGACGGAGGAGCGCCTGTACGGCCTGACCAGCCAGGTGAGCCTGGCGGCCTTCGACGACCCGGAGTTCCACGACGCCCTGCAACGGGCCAGGCTGCGCGGCGTGGCCATGGCCGACTCGGTGGTCACCTGCACCATCGACGTGGTGACGGGATGCGTCGGCATCGTCGCCGTGGCTGGCGTGCTGGGCGTGCTGCACCCGGTCCTGCTCCCGCTCCTCCTGCTGGCCGTGCTGCCCGACGCCTGGGCCGCCGTCCGCAGCGCCCGCATGCAGTACGCGACCATGTACTCGCTCATCCCGGCCAACCGCCGCAAGTGGATCATCGCCCAGCTGCTGGCGGAGCGGGAGCCGGCGGCCGAGGTGCGCGCGTTCACGATGCGCGGCTTCCTGCTGCGCATGTACGACGCGGTCGCCAAGGCCGAGCAGGACGTCATGCTGCGCCTGGCCCGCCGCCAGACCGTGGCCCGGCTGGCGGGCGAGGCCCTCGGCGGTCTCGGCGCCGCCCTGGTCTACGTGGCGCTCGGCGTGCTGCTGGCGATCGGCGCCATCCCGCTGGCCGTGGCCGGCACCGCCGTCCTGGCCATCCGCTCGGCCCAGGGCTCGCTCGGCCAGCTCATGTTCTCCACCAACCGCCTCTACGAGGAGGGCCTCTACTTCACCGACTTCCTCGACTTCTGCGCCGACGCCGAACGCCGGATCCCCGCCGACCGCCCCACCCCCATCCCGGACAGCTTCGAGCGCATCACCGCCACCGACGTCGCCTTCACCTACCCCGGCGCCGCCACCCCGGCTCTGCGCGGGGTGTCGATCGAGATCAAGCGGGGCGAGGTGATCGCGTTCGTCGGTGAGAACGGCTCAGGCAAGACCACTCTGGCCAAGATCCTGGCCGGCCTGTACGAGCCCGACACCGGCACCGTCCGCTGGGACGACACCGACCTGCGCCAGGTCAGCCCCGAAGCGCTGCGCTCCCGCACCGCCGTCATCGCCCAGGACCACACCCGCTGGCCGCTGACCGCCCGCTACAACATCACCATGGGCACCGACAAGGGCGAGCCCGCCCTGCACGCCGCCGCCACCGTGGCCGGCGCCGACGAGGTCATCGCCGATCTGCCGCACGGCTACCGCACCCTGCTCGACCGCCGCTTCAAGGACGGTCACGAGCTGTCCGGCGGCCAGTGGCAGCGCATCGCCGTCGCCCGCGGCTTCCACCGCGACGCCGACCTGCTGATCTGCGACGAGCCCACCGCCGCCCTCGACGCCCGCGCCGAACACGCCCTGTTCGAACGCATCCGCCACCACGCCGACGGCCGCACCGTCCTGCTCATCACCCACCGCCTGGCCAGCGTCCGCTACGCCGACCGCATCTACGTGCTCGACCACGGCCTGGTCACCGAGGAAGGCGACCACGACACCCTGATGGCCCTCGACGGCCTCTACGCCGACCTCTACACCTTGCAGGCCACCGCCTACCGGTGAGCCCGGCTCAGCGCAGCGCCGCCTCGATGACGGCCCTGGCGATGGTGGCCACGGCGTCCACCCGCCTGCCCGGCCGCTCCAGCACCACCCCCACCGCCACCTCGGGCGCCTCGGCGGGCGCGAACGCCGTGATCACGGCATGCTCGCCGGGCACGGCCTCCGAGGCGGCGGTCTTGGCCGCCATCCGCATCCCGGGGACCCCGGCCCCCGTCCCCGACGCGGGTGCGACGGCGGTCATCATGGCCGCCAGGTACCGCGCCGACATCGGCGGCACGGCCGTGCGGTACGGCACGGGCGAGGCCCGGTGCATCACGGCCCCGTCCGCCAGCCGCACCTCCTCCACCAGGTAGGGCCGCATCAGCACCCCGTTGTTGGCCACGGCCGCCGACAACATGGCCACCATCAGCGGCGTCACCCGGTTGTCGTGGTGCCCGATGGCCGCCAGCGCCATCTGGGTCCTGTCCGTGACGGCCGGATACCGGCTGGGCGTGGCGAGCAGCGGGATCCGCAACTGCCCGCCGTTGAACCCGAACGCCTCCGCCTGGTCCCGCAGCAGGTCCTGCCCGAGCTGCAGCCCGATGGCGGCGAAGGCGGCGTCGCAGGACGCCTGGAACGCGTAGGCGAGCGTGGGCCGCCCGGCCCCGCACCGCCCGGCGTCCAGGTAGGCCGGCGCTCCTGGCAGCCGCAGCCGCGCGGGCGCGTCGATCGGCGCCATCGGCGAGTACTCGCCGGAGGCCAGCGCCGCCGCCGCGGTGACCAGCTTGAACGTGGAGCCGGGCGGATAGAGCTGGTTCAGCGCCCGGTTGAGCAGCGGCTGGGCGGGCGACTGCCTGAGCCGCCGAGCCGTCTCCGCCAGCAGCCCCTTGTCGAAGGTGGTCAGCACGTTCGGGTCGTACGTCGGGTACGTGGCCAGCCCCAGCACGGCCCCGGTCGCCGGGTCGAGGGCCACCACCGCCCCGGGGATGCCGGCGGTCCGCAGCCCCTGGTAGGCCGCCCGCTGCACCCGGTCGCGGATCGTCAGCCGCACGTCGGCGCCCTCGACGGCCCCGTCCCCGACCAGCGACCTGACCCTGACCTTCGCGTCGTCGCCCGACAGCACAGTGTCCTGCGCCTGCTCGATGCCGGTGGTGCGGTGCAGCGACACGTGGCCGGTGAGCGCCGCGTACTCCTCGCCGCGCGGGTAGGCGCGCCGGTACCGGTACGGGCCGCCCGTGGTCCGCAGGCTGGTGGCGACGGGCGTGCCGTCGTAGGTGCGGATGTCGCCGCGCGGGCGGCCGTACCTTTCGATCAGGGCCCGCTCGTTCCTGCGGTCGGCGTTCAGCGCGGGCGAGCCGAAGGCCTGGATGAGCGTGATGTGCGCGAGCAGCGCGAACAACATCACGGCGCACAGCTTCGCGACCCGGCTCAGCGGGACGTCGAGCCACCTCCCCCTCGATCCAGCCATGGATCGAGGTGTAGCAACCGGGCCGCAAAGGCCGGGCTAGAGGAGGCTGCGGTAGTAGGAAATCTTGTGGTGGATGTAGCTCTGGCGCTCGGCCAGGTTCGCGATCTGGGCCTGGACCTGCCGGTCGTGCTCCTCCAGGAGCTTGATGCGGTCGGGGACGGTGTGGTCGCC
The nucleotide sequence above comes from Nonomuraea gerenzanensis. Encoded proteins:
- a CDS encoding ABC transporter ATP-binding protein yields the protein MADEPLELGEMSFSEWYAHTDKMAEVGFLAIATKLPSLIRQAMRMAWRASPRDTLATVVLNLLGGLFTAFGLLATTGVLTALFSEGPTPDRVTAALPSLALVAGAAVLRTSMQAGAGWAQARLDPQVTRLTEERLYGLTSQVSLAAFDDPEFHDALQRARLRGVAMADSVVTCTIDVVTGCVGIVAVAGVLGVLHPVLLPLLLLAVLPDAWAAVRSARMQYATMYSLIPANRRKWIIAQLLAEREPAAEVRAFTMRGFLLRMYDAVAKAEQDVMLRLARRQTVARLAGEALGGLGAALVYVALGVLLAIGAIPLAVAGTAVLAIRSAQGSLGQLMFSTNRLYEEGLYFTDFLDFCADAERRIPADRPTPIPDSFERITATDVAFTYPGAATPALRGVSIEIKRGEVIAFVGENGSGKTTLAKILAGLYEPDTGTVRWDDTDLRQVSPEALRSRTAVIAQDHTRWPLTARYNITMGTDKGEPALHAAATVAGADEVIADLPHGYRTLLDRRFKDGHELSGGQWQRIAVARGFHRDADLLICDEPTAALDARAEHALFERIRHHADGRTVLLITHRLASVRYADRIYVLDHGLVTEEGDHDTLMALDGLYADLYTLQATAYR
- a CDS encoding penicillin-binding transpeptidase domain-containing protein, whose translation is MAGSRGRWLDVPLSRVAKLCAVMLFALLAHITLIQAFGSPALNADRRNERALIERYGRPRGDIRTYDGTPVATSLRTTGGPYRYRRAYPRGEEYAALTGHVSLHRTTGIEQAQDTVLSGDDAKVRVRSLVGDGAVEGADVRLTIRDRVQRAAYQGLRTAGIPGAVVALDPATGAVLGLATYPTYDPNVLTTFDKGLLAETARRLRQSPAQPLLNRALNQLYPPGSTFKLVTAAAALASGEYSPMAPIDAPARLRLPGAPAYLDAGRCGAGRPTLAYAFQASCDAAFAAIGLQLGQDLLRDQAEAFGFNGGQLRIPLLATPSRYPAVTDRTQMALAAIGHHDNRVTPLMVAMLSAAVANNGVLMRPYLVEEVRLADGAVMHRASPVPYRTAVPPMSARYLAAMMTAVAPASGTGAGVPGMRMAAKTAASEAVPGEHAVITAFAPAEAPEVAVGVVLERPGRRVDAVATIARAVIEAALR